Below is a genomic region from Bacillus mycoides.
ATCTACATCATCGACTTACAAAAAACTGTGAAAAAAGTTGAGGAAGCTTACAGAACGATGCGTGACATCGCTGCTGAAGGTGGAGACATTTTATTCGTAGGTACTAAAAAACAAGCACAAGAAGCTATTAAAGAAGAAGCAACTCGTGCTGGTATGTACTTCGTTAACCAACGTTGGTTAGGTGGAACTTTAACAAACTTCCAAACAATCCAAAAGCGTATCAAGCGTCTTAAAGATATCGAAAGAATGCAAGAAGATGGTACTTTCGAAGTACTTCCTAAGAAAGAAGTTGTTCAACTTAAAAAAGAGTTAGAGCGTCTTGAGAAATTCTTAGGCGGTATTAAAGATATGAAAGGTCTTCCAAGTGCATTATTCGTAGTAGACCCTCGTAAAGAGCGTATTGCAGTTGCTGAAGCGCGCAAATTACACATTCCAATCATCGGTATCGTTGATACAAACTGTGATCCAGACGAAATCGATCACGTTATCCCAGCAAACGATGATGCAATTCGTGCTGTAAAACTTCTTACATCTAAAATGGCAGACGCGATCCTTGAATCAAAACAAGGTGAAGAAACTGTTACTGCGTAACAAATTTGGAAAGGTGATAAGGGGTTCGGCCTTTTATCACCTTTTTTAAGGTATAAATACATATTTTAGGAGGATGAAAAACATGGCAATCACTGCACAAATGGTAAAAGAACTTCGTGAAAAAACTGGCGCAGGTATGATGGACTGCAAAAAAGCTTTAACAGAAACTAACGGCGACATGGAGAAAGCAATTGACTTCTTACGTGAAAAAGGTATTGCGAAAGCTGCTAAAAAAGCAGACCGCATCGCTGCTGAAGGTTTAACTTTCATCGAAACAAAAGGTAACGAAGGTTTAATCTTAGAATTAAACTCTGAGACTGATTTCGTTGCGAAAAACGAAGGTTTCCAAGCGTTAATTAAAGAATTAGCTGCTCACTTATTAGCTAACAAACCTGCTAACGTTGAAGAAGCTATGGCTCAAACAATCGAAGGCGGCAAAACAGTAGAAGAGCACATCAACGAAGCAATCGCTAAAATTGGTGAAAAACTTACACTTCGTCGTTTCGAAATCGTATCAAAAACTGATGCTGATGCATTCGGCGCTTACCTACACATGGGTGGACGTATTGGTGTATTAACAGTTCTTGAAGGTTCTACTGATGAAGCAGCTGCTAAAGATGTAGCAATGCACATCGCAGCAGTTAACCCTAAATACATCGACCGCGATGCTGTAACAGCTGAAGAAGTTGAGCATGAGCGTCAAGTATTAACACAACAAGCTTTAAACGAAGGCAAGCCTGAAAAAATCGTTGCGAAAATGGTAGAAGGCCGTCTTGGCAAATTCTTTGAAGAGATTTGCTTACTTGACCAAACATTCGTTAAGAATCCTGACATGAAAGTTCGTCAATTCGTTGAGTCTAAAGGCGGAACATTAAAAGGATTCGTTCGCTACGCTGTTGGTGAAGGTATCGAAAAACGCGAAGACAACTTTGCTGAAGAAGTAATGAACCAAGTAAAAGGTAACAACTAATACAGATTAGGGAACACATTGTGTTCCCTTTTTTAAAATAAAGATGTAAGCAATTGGAGGTTCATTATGAGTAAACCGAAATATAATCGTGTCGTTTTAAAGCTGAGCGGAGAAGCTTTAGCTGGCGAGCAAGGATTTGGAATTAACCCAGCTGTTATTAAGTCAGTTGCGGAACAAGTGAAAGAAATTGCAGAACTTGATGTAGAGGTTGCAGTTGTTGTTGGTGGCGGTAACATTTGGCGTGGGAAAATTGGAAGCGAAATGGGCATGGATCGTGCAGGAGCAGATTACATGGGCATGTTAGCAACAGTTATGAATTCATTAGCTCTTCAAGATAGCTTAGAGAATATCGGAATTCAAACTCGCGTACAAACTTCAATTGAGATGCGTCAAGTGGCAGAGCCTTACATTCGTCGTAAAGCAATTCGTCACTTAGAGAAAAAACGTGTTGTTATCTTTGCTGCAGGTACAGGTAACCCATACTTCTCTACAGATACAACAGCAGCATTACGTGCAGCTGAAATCGAAGCGGACGTTATTTTAATGGCGAAAAATAATGTGGATGGCGTATATAGTGCAGATCCATCTATTGACCCAACAGCTACGAAATACGAAACACTTACTTACTTAGATGTATTAAAAGCAGGTTTAGGTGTAATGGATTCTACAGCTTCTTCTTTATGTATGGATAATGATATTTCATTAATTGTATTCTCGGTTATGGAAAAAGGTAACATTAAACGTGCCGTTTTAGGCGAAAATATTGGAACAGTTGTAAGGGGGAAATAAATTATGGGACAACAAGTATTGAAGTCTTCAAATGAAAAAATGGAAAAAGCAGTTGCTGCTTATTCTCGTGAATTAGCAACAGTTCGCGCTGGTCGTGCAAGCTCGTCTGTATTAGATAAGGTACAAGTTGATTACTATGGTGCACCAACACCAGTTGTGCAATTAGCGAACATTACAGTTCCAGAAGCACGTTTGCTTGTAATTCAACCTTATGATAAAACTTCTATCGGTGATATTGAAAAAGCAATTTTAAAAGCAGATTTAGGCTTAAACCCTTCTAATGATGGAACTGTAATTCGTATTGCATTCCCTGCATTAACAGAAGAGCGTCGTCGCGATCTTGTAAAAGTTGTGAAGAAATATGCTGAGGAAGCAAAAGTTGCTGTTCGTAACGTACGTCGTGACAGTAATGATGACCTTAAGAAGCTTGAAAAAGCTGGCGACATTACAGAAGATGATTTAAGAGGATATACTGAAGATATCCAAAAAGAAACAGATAAATATATTGCAAAAGTTGACGAAATCGCAAAAAACAAAGAAAAAGAAATTATGGAAGTGTAATAGCGATAATTTCGCAAATATGACCCTCTTCTTAAGGGGGTCTTTTTACACTTTTAGGCATACGTCTGCTTGTTGGAGGGTATGAATGATGTTTAAAAAGTTTCCTTTTTTTAAAAGTAAAAAGGTCACATCGTTTGATCATCTCATTGAAAAAGTGAAAAAAGGATATATCCCAGAACATATTGCTATTATTATGGATGGTAATGGAAGATGGGCAAAGAGAAGAGCCATGCCTCGCATTGCTGGTCATCATGAAGGTATGCAAGTTGTGAAGAAAATCACAAAATTTGCAAGTAAGCTTGATGTGAAAGTATTAACTCTTTATGCTTTTTCGACTGAGAACTGGAAAAGACCGAAAAAAGAAGTTGATTATTTGATGAAGCTTCCAGAAGAATTTTTAGGTGCATTTTTACCAGAGTTGCTTGAAGAAAACGTACAAGTCCGAGTAATAGGGCAAAAAGATCGTCTTCCTACGCATACGCGCAGAGCGATGGAAAAAGCCATGGAAGATACGAAAGAGAATACGGGATTAATTCTTAATTTCGCGTTAAACTATGGAAGTCGAGATGAAATCGTTTCTGCTGTGCAACATATGATGAAAGATAGTGAGGAAGGAAAAATTCGTTCGGAAGAAATAAGTGAAGAAAAGATTTCTTCTTACTTAATGACGAGTTCTTTACCTGATCCAGAGTTGTTAATCCGTACAAGCGGAGAGCTACGTATTAGTAATTTCATGTTATGGCAAATTGCTTATTCGGAATTTTGGTTTACAGATGTGTATTGGCCAGATTTTACCGAGGAACATTTGCTAAATGCGATTACAGACTTTCAACATAGAGGGCGCAGATTCGGAGGCGTGTAGAAAGAGAGGGTTTGG
It encodes:
- the frr gene encoding ribosome recycling factor gives rise to the protein MGQQVLKSSNEKMEKAVAAYSRELATVRAGRASSSVLDKVQVDYYGAPTPVVQLANITVPEARLLVIQPYDKTSIGDIEKAILKADLGLNPSNDGTVIRIAFPALTEERRRDLVKVVKKYAEEAKVAVRNVRRDSNDDLKKLEKAGDITEDDLRGYTEDIQKETDKYIAKVDEIAKNKEKEIMEV
- the tsf gene encoding translation elongation factor Ts; translation: MAITAQMVKELREKTGAGMMDCKKALTETNGDMEKAIDFLREKGIAKAAKKADRIAAEGLTFIETKGNEGLILELNSETDFVAKNEGFQALIKELAAHLLANKPANVEEAMAQTIEGGKTVEEHINEAIAKIGEKLTLRRFEIVSKTDADAFGAYLHMGGRIGVLTVLEGSTDEAAAKDVAMHIAAVNPKYIDRDAVTAEEVEHERQVLTQQALNEGKPEKIVAKMVEGRLGKFFEEICLLDQTFVKNPDMKVRQFVESKGGTLKGFVRYAVGEGIEKREDNFAEEVMNQVKGNN
- the rpsB gene encoding 30S ribosomal protein S2 yields the protein MSVISMKQLLEAGVHFGHQTRRWNPKMKRYIFTERNGIYIIDLQKTVKKVEEAYRTMRDIAAEGGDILFVGTKKQAQEAIKEEATRAGMYFVNQRWLGGTLTNFQTIQKRIKRLKDIERMQEDGTFEVLPKKEVVQLKKELERLEKFLGGIKDMKGLPSALFVVDPRKERIAVAEARKLHIPIIGIVDTNCDPDEIDHVIPANDDAIRAVKLLTSKMADAILESKQGEETVTA
- the pyrH gene encoding UMP kinase codes for the protein MSKPKYNRVVLKLSGEALAGEQGFGINPAVIKSVAEQVKEIAELDVEVAVVVGGGNIWRGKIGSEMGMDRAGADYMGMLATVMNSLALQDSLENIGIQTRVQTSIEMRQVAEPYIRRKAIRHLEKKRVVIFAAGTGNPYFSTDTTAALRAAEIEADVILMAKNNVDGVYSADPSIDPTATKYETLTYLDVLKAGLGVMDSTASSLCMDNDISLIVFSVMEKGNIKRAVLGENIGTVVRGK
- a CDS encoding isoprenyl transferase, which gives rise to MMFKKFPFFKSKKVTSFDHLIEKVKKGYIPEHIAIIMDGNGRWAKRRAMPRIAGHHEGMQVVKKITKFASKLDVKVLTLYAFSTENWKRPKKEVDYLMKLPEEFLGAFLPELLEENVQVRVIGQKDRLPTHTRRAMEKAMEDTKENTGLILNFALNYGSRDEIVSAVQHMMKDSEEGKIRSEEISEEKISSYLMTSSLPDPELLIRTSGELRISNFMLWQIAYSEFWFTDVYWPDFTEEHLLNAITDFQHRGRRFGGV